DNA sequence from the Alteribacter lacisalsi genome:
TCAGAATTCCCGGGGCTTCAATGACCATCACGATTGCTTCTCCGGTTTCCCGAATCGATTTAACTGTACCCTTTTCTTCAATAATTCCGGTAAACATGGTTCTCCTCCCTCACAGCGGTAATTTTCAGGTCGTCGCCGATGGTTTCTGTCGTTTTGATCGTAAGTTTCGCGGTATCCTCGAGCCGACCGATCCCGAGACCCGAAAAGGATGACCTTGCTTCTTTGCCGCCAATCAGGATCGGCGCGAGGTAAACAATTATCTGGTTGAACAGGCCGGATCTTAAAAAGCTGTCGTTCACCGACCCGCCTCCCTCTACGAGAAGAGAACGAATTCCGGATTCCCCAAGAAGCTCCAGCAATGGTTCGATAAGAACCGCATCCCCGGCCAGCGTCATCACCTCAGCCCCCGCCGCTTCAAGCGCGGCTTTTTTTTCTTTATTACCGTTTTCCCCTGTAATGATCCACACCGGTGCCTGTCTGTCGTGCAGCATGCCGGCGTCTGCAGGTGTACGGAGATGGTTGTCAAGAATGATCCTAACGGGATTTTTCCCGCCGCCTGGGAGTCTGACCGTAAGGGAAGGGTTATCTGCAATAACAGTATTTACACCTACTAAAATAGCGTCGTGCGTATGTCTTAGTCTGTGCACATCCTCCCTTGCCTTTTCACCGGTAATCCATTTGCTTTCACCTTTGTGCGTGGCAATTTTCCCGTCCAGGCTTGATGCGGTTTTCAATGTGACGTATGGGGTACGGCTTGTGACCGAATGAAAAAACATCCGGTTCAGTTCAAGAGCTTCCTCTTCACAAACTCCTTCCTCTACCTCGATCCCAGCTGCTTTCAGCATGCGGATGCCACGGCCGGAAACCCGTTCATCCGGATCTTTAGCGCCAATAACCACTTTGGCTACCCCAGCCTCAATGAGGGCTTTGGCACAAGGCGGTGTCCGGCCGAAATGGGCACATGGCTCAAGTGTTACATACATAACCGCGCCGCCGGCTTTTTTTCCCGCCATGGAGAGGGCATGTCGTTCAGCATGAGGTTCTCCTGCTTTTAAATGGGCACCCATTCCGATAATTTCATTATTTTTTACAAGAACGGCCCCCACAGCCGGATTGGGAGACGTCTGTCCAAGCGTCGGACGGGCAAGGCCGAGGGCCATTTTCATATAGGTTTCGTCATTCACATCGTTTGCCTCCTGTATGCTCATATATGCGGAAGGTCGTTTTTTTCACATAAAAAAACCTGAAGAGCGTCTCTTCAGGCAAAATAAACAATGGCTAATAAACCGGAGGATGGTGTACAAAAAGACACACTGGCCGAATTACAGTTCCAGTACGAAAAATAAACATACTGGTTTCCTGTTCGGATTCCGGTTTTTTCCACTGTTTCTTCTCCCATCCAGACTATACTGTCGGCCCCGGTCTTTCACCGGATCCACCGTTTCCGTATTGCTCAGCTGGAAACGGGTCACGGGCTTAAAATGAAATAATCATTTATCACCGCCGGTTGGGAATTTCACCCTGCCCCGAAGAAACATATGATGATGAAGTTTTGTATAGTATATCACAAAAATGTATAAGTGGGTCGAATTTCGCCTCAGATTTTTGAAAGCGCTTCCCGCTCGTGCTCTGCCGCATACTCGCCACACACACTTCACTCTGTTTCGAAAAGCTGTATTTGGAAAGATTGTTGTTTTATTGCGCTGCAGGCGGACGCTTTCCGCGGGCAACGCCTCAGCCTCCTCAGGAAAATCACCCTCCGGGGTCTTCAACTGTTGCTTTTCCAGCTGGAGTCGCCGCCTTCCGCTCCATATTTAATTAATAAGTATACCTCTTAGTCAGTAAACCTATATTATGCGAAGCTGACGCCAGCAGCGCGACTCCTGCGGCAACGCCGCAAAAACAAACGGACGGCGTGAAGCGAAGCTTCTGTACAGTCAATTTATAACACAATAGAAAAGACGGCCATTCCAGGCCGCCTTTCGTAGACATGATTATACTTCGTCAAACACACGCACTTCCTGCATAACATCGCCTGCTTTGATGTCGAGTACTGCGTCTATTCCTTCTGTTACCTGGCCGAAAACCGTGTGAACACCGTCAAGGTGCGGCTGAGGTTCGTGAACGATAAAGAATTGGCTGCTGCCCGTATCTTTACCTGCATGAGCCATTGAAAGCGTTCCCTGAACGTGCTTGTGCGGATTTCCCTCTGTTTCACATTTGATTGTGTTTTTGCTGCCGCCTGTTCCGTTTCCAATTGGGCAGCCGCCCTGTGCAACGAACCCTGGAATAACACGGTGGAAAGTAAGACCATCATAAAACCCTTCATTAGCAAGCTTTTCAAAGTTTTCAACAGTACCTGGAGCTGCTTCAGGGTAAAACTCAAGTTCAAGTTTGCTGCCGTTATCAAGTACAATAGTTCCTTTTTTCATATCAATCATCCTCCTGTTATTCATCATAGACATTATGTAACGCACGATCTATTTTACATCATAAAGCGGTAAAAAAGAAAGAAGCAGACCCGCTGATCCGGAAATCATCCGGAAAGCGGGCCATTATCTCCATTATGATTTTGTCTCCTGCACCTGCGCTCCAATTTGTTTTAAGGAACGATCAAGACTTGTCATGTTTTCGTAGGTTTCCCGTTGAATTACACACTGGTCCTCACCATGTCTGATAAACACTACAGGCGGACGTGCGATACGGTTGTAATTGTTAGCCATTGAATACCCATAGGCACCAGTGGAAGTAACGGCCAGAACATCACCTTGATTGAGCTCAGGCACGGTTAAATCCCATATGAGCATATCACCAGATTCACAGCATTTCCCTGCAATCGAAACCGTTTCTGTTCTGTCCTGATCTGCTTTATTGGCAGCCACGGCCTCATATTTTGCCTGGTAAAGAGCCGGACGCAGATTGTCGGTCATGCCGCCGTCAACAGAAATATAG
Encoded proteins:
- the ribD gene encoding bifunctional diaminohydroxyphosphoribosylaminopyrimidine deaminase/5-amino-6-(5-phosphoribosylamino)uracil reductase RibD, with the translated sequence MNDETYMKMALGLARPTLGQTSPNPAVGAVLVKNNEIIGMGAHLKAGEPHAERHALSMAGKKAGGAVMYVTLEPCAHFGRTPPCAKALIEAGVAKVVIGAKDPDERVSGRGIRMLKAAGIEVEEGVCEEEALELNRMFFHSVTSRTPYVTLKTASSLDGKIATHKGESKWITGEKAREDVHRLRHTHDAILVGVNTVIADNPSLTVRLPGGGKNPVRIILDNHLRTPADAGMLHDRQAPVWIITGENGNKEKKAALEAAGAEVMTLAGDAVLIEPLLELLGESGIRSLLVEGGGSVNDSFLRSGLFNQIIVYLAPILIGGKEARSSFSGLGIGRLEDTAKLTIKTTETIGDDLKITAVREENHVYRNY
- a CDS encoding peptidylprolyl isomerase; protein product: MKKGTIVLDNGSKLELEFYPEAAPGTVENFEKLANEGFYDGLTFHRVIPGFVAQGGCPIGNGTGGSKNTIKCETEGNPHKHVQGTLSMAHAGKDTGSSQFFIVHEPQPHLDGVHTVFGQVTEGIDAVLDIKAGDVMQEVRVFDEV